The Acidobacteriota bacterium genome contains a region encoding:
- a CDS encoding polysaccharide deacetylase family protein codes for MKLTKLFFCLALLAMANMLANAQTTTAEKLGYGPNDKVLIVHADDIGMSHSVNMATIEAFKKGMVTSGSIMVPCPWFPEIAAYAKEHPELDLGLHLTLTSEWKYLRWRPVASPEKVKGLLDPEGFMWRSERDTAKNATPQEIEIEIRAQIERALQFGIKPTHLDTHMGTVYTRKDFFDVYTKLGKEYGIPVMVMRPTPEAIQYGKLTGSPITEDVLKKIEADGFAMLDYLNTGVQGKTPAERKEAYKNFLRTMKPGVTMLIVHLGMNDAELKATTGAWEQRYGDFLAFTDPEIEALIKELGIKLGTWREMGKVAWKNSGK; via the coding sequence ATGAAACTGACCAAGCTATTTTTCTGTCTCGCACTCCTGGCCATGGCAAACATGCTGGCAAACGCGCAAACAACGACTGCCGAAAAACTCGGCTACGGTCCAAACGACAAAGTCTTGATAGTGCACGCCGATGACATCGGCATGTCGCATTCGGTCAATATGGCGACCATCGAAGCCTTCAAAAAAGGAATGGTCACTTCCGGCAGCATCATGGTTCCCTGCCCTTGGTTTCCGGAAATTGCGGCGTATGCCAAAGAACATCCTGAACTCGATCTGGGATTGCACCTGACCCTGACCAGCGAATGGAAATACCTGCGTTGGCGGCCTGTAGCCTCGCCGGAAAAGGTCAAAGGTTTGCTCGATCCAGAAGGGTTTATGTGGCGATCCGAACGCGATACAGCCAAAAACGCGACGCCGCAGGAAATCGAAATTGAAATCCGCGCTCAGATCGAACGTGCGCTGCAATTCGGCATCAAGCCTACACATCTGGACACGCACATGGGCACGGTGTACACGCGCAAAGACTTTTTCGACGTGTACACCAAACTCGGCAAAGAGTACGGAATTCCCGTCATGGTCATGCGCCCAACGCCGGAAGCAATTCAATATGGCAAACTGACCGGTTCGCCAATCACCGAAGACGTGCTGAAGAAAATCGAAGCCGATGGGTTCGCGATGCTGGATTACCTGAACACGGGCGTCCAAGGCAAAACGCCCGCCGAACGCAAAGAAGCCTACAAAAACTTCCTGCGCACGATGAAACCCGGCGTGACGATGTTGATCGTTCACTTGGGAATGAACGACGCCGAATTGAAAGCGACGACCGGCGCCTGGGAACAACGCTACGGAGATTTCCTGGCCTTCACCGATCCCGAAATCGAAGCCTTGATCAAAGAACTCGGCATCAAGCTCGGTACGTGGCGCGAGATGGGCAAAGTAGCGTGGAAAAATTCGGGCAAATAA